actaataatagcataaaataaacgaattaataaataaatagtgtaATAAAACAGTTGCTGCTATTTATTACTctaaataaacaattgaatTACACATTAGTTTCATTAGAGTGTAATATCTTATATAAGACAGcaagaaaatgaataaaataaagtacttaatgaaaaaataattattgagcagtaaagaaaaatgttCATTTGAAACgaagtatttatattattgaaatatatactcaataattattattaaaaccataaaaactttcatttaaatttttgaatacaagtatttcacttaaaataaatgattatattttcaaaataaactttataatgGTTCATAATCAACTttatagaattaaaataattacacgcAAATCAACTGCGGTTAATCGTATTGATAACAAGCAATTGAAATTtctaacatattttttaaatattgattattcataGTTAAActaattagaaattatttccattaagttatttaaatattttaagaataaaaaaaaaataaattaaaaaaaaaaaaacaaaaaaaaaataagtgagcTTTTGATCTCGTTTACAATAATTggaacaattaattttatgaaacgagatgaatttttcgtttgttcgaaaaattttgatctttGTACGCATTCGTTAAGAATCTAAGCTCTTGATTGTTAAGATAACTTATAATTTCATCAATGCAAGTATCAGGTAAGTCTACAAAAATATCACCAAGAAATTCACATTGTGTTAATAATTTGTTCCTCTCTATGCCCATGTGATAGCGACTCTTGATGATGTCAGAGTAAATAGGAAATATCAAATCATaatcattcaaatttataatttcgacGATATTTTCATTCTTGACATATCTAGCTAACCGATGCACACTACTTGTCAAAAACTCATAGAATGATATGTTGCTGTTgccaattttttcatttctcatAGACTCTAATTCCATAATTTCTTTACTGTCAAAACTTTGAATGTCGGCTTCGCTATCCGAATCCGAATCCATATCAGAATCACTTTCATTGTATTCATCAGAGTCTATGTCGTAATTTTCACCGTTGTCCCTGTTACTTTCCATTTTCTTGAAGAATCTAAGAGCATGAATATTACTGTCATCTACATCGAATTTAGCAGCTTGTAGCTTTAAAATATGTTGCTTGAAAACTGCAACAACTGAAGAACATTCATCGACATGGCAAGAAAAGTTTTCGTATTGATAATCTTCGTCTTCGTCATACCAACTTCTTCGATTCCACCTATCGCAATAACCACCATCCCAACATTCACAATCAGAATACCCACAACCTTCATCGTCCGAAGATGATGGACGGTTGTCTGAATAGGTGTACTCATATGTATGAAATAAAGCGGTTTTATTTCTgtgacatttaatatttatgtctGTGCCATATCTTAATAACATTGCAATAATGTTAGATCGTTTCATTTTTGCAGCAATGTGAAGTGCTGTCTCTCCTTCGTTATTTCTATGATTAACATCTGCACCAAGCatgagtaatttttcaataaattgttGAGATGATGCTTGTGAAATAGCTGTGAGAAGAGCAGTCGAGCCTTGATCATCAACAGAATTAACATCGGCGCCatgagttaataattttaaaactatactTTCATTTCTGTTCTCCATAGCAATGTGAATTGCTAGCTTATCGTTTTGATCAGGACAATTAACATCTGCATTGTGCTCGAGGAAAAGACCAGTGAGATTTTCATGATTTGAACAAACTGCTATTAGTAGTGGTGTCAATCCATTTTTGTCTTTACAGTTAACATCAgcatgtttttttaatagactTGAAGCAATTTCTAGGTTATTATTTTCAGCAGCAATGAGAAGAGCACTCCTACCTAGTGGATCGGTAAAATGAATATCAGCTCCGTTCTCTATCAacagtttaattaatattgagtaATTATAGAGCGCAGCTATTAATAGTGGAGTTAATCCATCTTTATTGACAGAATCAACGTCTATGGAATAGTTCAAAAGTAATCTGGTAGTATCAATGTCTTTATTTTTCACCGCAATATGAAGATAAGTTTCACCATTATCATCTGGTGAATTCATGTCAGGATCAAATTTAAGTAAGTGCTCAACAATCTTATGATGCCTTGCTTCAACAGCTAAATGAAGACTCGTCGAACCACTTATGTCAACGGCATCTTCATTAGCATGGTGctcaagtaaaattttaacagcTTTTAAGTGTCCATATTTAGCCGCACAATGCAATGGTGTCAAGCAAAATTGATCTACGGCATTGACATCAGGTTGATATCTCAAGAGACTTTTAATAATATCTAGATATCCTACTTCAGAGGCAAAATGTAACGCCGTCATACTTTTTATATCCGTAGCTTTAATATCTGCCTTTTTACTGAGAAGActatcaacaataattaaattttttgcttgtACAGCTAAATGTAATGGTGTAATTCCTTTAACATCTGATACATTTACTTGTGAATTGTGTTCCAGAAGAGTATTTACGATTTCTTCTTTATTAGTCCGAACAGCTAAATGAAGCGGTGTTCGACCATCCTTCATTCGAATATTTACATCAGCACCTTTCTTCAATAGTACTCTAACTAATGACGTCTTAACGTCTTTAGAAGAGAGTATACAAGTTACATTGCTATCTAATTGTAATAACCGTTCACTTAATGCCGAATGTAAAGCCGTATTTCCAAAACGATCAGATGCATTAATATTAACACCGTGTTCGAGTAAAATCTGAACAATACCAATGCATTGATTATGAGCAGCAATGTTAAGTAAATCAGGGTCATTTCCGACGCGAGCTCTGTTAGCTACCAACaattttacaatattaaaatCGCCATTTTTTACGGCATAAAATATTGCCGTTTTTTCTTTACTATCTTTCAGATTTAAATCAATATCATgctgtattaataatttagttatttgtaattttcgaTTTATACAAGCAGTATGAAGAAGTGAATATTTAGTTGTTTCTTGACGAAGTGCATTAACATCAGCACCCATTTTCAAAAGATCATTTACGCATTTGGTATATCCCCTTGCAACGATAGCGtggaaaaatttcgaattcttAACACATTGAGGTTCAACTTCGAAACCATGTTTAATCAAGAgttgttcaattttttcatttccattGAGTACTGCTGTTGTAAGACAGTGTttgttcatatttttattaattgaagatTTTTCAAGAATACACTTGACAGTAGATGGATTATTGCTATTAACTGCTCTATGGAGTAGTGTTTCACCATTACTGAGAGTAATGTTAACATTAGCACCGTGACatacaagtaatttaaaaatattacttctCCAAGCCGCAATAGCTTTTTCGATTGGCCTTGAATTATCTTTAGCAACGGTATTTACGTTGGCTCCTTTGTTGACAAGTAATTCAACTATTCGCTCAGAGCCGCCTTCAACTGCTAAATGTAGTGGAGTTTTACCGTGTGTGTTTGGTATGTTAACATAAGCTCCTGCGTCTAGCAACATTTGCACCAATTCTTCATTACGATTCATCGTAGCAAAATGAAGTACTGTGTTACATGATCTGCTGTGAGGACTATTTACCTGAGCACCATTgttcaaaagtgattttgccAACTCACTGTTTTTACGTTGCACAGCATCTCGAAGCATGAAATATGTCCCATCATTTATAGGATTACTAAACTTTGTATAATAACCTAACATGGTGATGttttaactgaaaataattataagtaaattaggaaactgaaattagccgaggtagtctgataatttttttaaagcaataaattatttgaaaaaattgcacctgtagttttactaattttctacatgtgcatatttttagtttttttgtcattcattttttgaagaaaaaagaatcaaaaaattgttggctgtctgttaacttcagaatcataaatttacaaaaaatcaaataattttcatatatttctaAGATTTTTACCTGTTTTATTAGATTTGAATAGAtgttaatgaatttttgttacttttcTACCGATGGACTATATTTTGTATCAACATTAATCAAAATGCGCTACATTTTTTAAGCcacgaatagtttttttaggCAGTATTTATCTACAAGATTCCTACGGCCCGTGATTACAAGACGGGAAACTACGAGTCAGGTTGCAGACAcgggataaaattttttggaatccgtggattgaataaaaaaccGGGAACAATTCtccgaataaataattttttgcgtgACTATAATATATCCCTAGATTCTCTGTGATTTTGAGATtgtttccaattaaaataatttcttacgtTCAATTACACTATAATTAGCGATAAATTTATGCACAGggcattttcaattttaataacggTAATGTATGAGTAGCAGCGCCATATGTGAtgtatacaataaatttttggcagctatttcaaatatattgcCGAATTAATAcacatatttgaaaataaaactcatagaaataaaacaacaaaaaatatataattaatgaattatttaaaatatatttgtacatatgtatatatagttgtatttatatttatatttatacacatgtatataaatttttatagcccAGATACAGATAATAATTGAAGCACATGGCGCTCGAAGGTTTCTCTTGCAGACACGGGCCGTAGTCCTGaagcgaaatgaaattttggttgtatattttttaaaaagtagctCCTTCCTATCAATAGCTCagcttataattaattaattcatttataaaatcatttaatatgtttataaatatatgactatttttttttttaaacagaaaaaaatatttcttgacaTAAGAAATATTTGCACTataaattgaagacaaaagttttcttaggaaaaaaaaaatttttttgcgccaaaaaatcatttttttctctgtataaataaatatattgtaacaaatccataaagaaattcaaatcatacatatgattaatttttaaaaatatattaatttattataacagGTATATTTTACCTGCGTACATAAATTCTTACAggtaatgtatatattatgactttttaaatatggccttttaaaatttagacaaattaaaattaaccatAACAAGTAATATgagaaaatttgataaaatatactatGGAAATAGTAATGTTAACTCTACATCcggtaataaatattgatagaCTCATTATCATAAAGTCAAGAGATTCACTTTCTTGTATTCAATCATCATAATTGTTAACAGAAACAATAAAGCATTCAAactatcattttttcaaatccatttgaaataatttctacTAAGATAAATATTCCAGCCATGAAAcagtaacttttaattaaaataaaaattaataaacagcaATAAACTAAAAAGACAGTTAAAGAATTGACTTATGTTTTCTTTGCAAATTATTTAGTCgcgatttttaatatttgtagtaagaaaataaagaaaaaaataaaaataatattgaagttTATGATATACaagtatcatttaaattttttgtctctttgAAGTATTGTTCGGGTTTGAAACATTCGAATTATTAGTATCAGATACTGATACGTGGGAGTCTGTACTCAATTGACAAACAGTTATTAGAACTTGTAAGTCCTTATTGTCCAGATAGCCCAGAATTTTGTCGATACAATCGTAAGGTAAAGATGGAAAAACTCTTTGGAATGAATAGTCAGTATCTTgatgcaatattttttttctttccgagCATTTTTCAATACGTAACTTTATCAAGTCGCAGTAGATAGGAAATTTTTCAGCATGATTAAATTCTCTTAATTGCTGATTTACATTctcgtttaaaatatatttagctAAACGATGAGTgcatttagttaaaatttgataaatattaatcttAGTATTATTAATCGTATGTTGCTTCATCAGTTCGATTTCTTGTTcgcattttttttgaaactcatCAATCTTTGATTTTTTGGCTGCTTTGTAAGTCATCTCACGATCATTTATCCAGCCGTAATCAAGCTCATATTTATAGactgaaagtaaatttttttcacaaacatATGAATTAAtagttttcaattttaatatatgcTCGATTAAATTCTGTGCGTTATCGCGATACTTATTAGTGTAGTATTCAACATGTATGAATGACCTCAATGGGTTTAACTCCACGTTATTCTTTTTACAATATGATACCATAGACTCCATTAAATAATCTAAAGCTGTTTTTTCATCGTTGCTCAAGATATTAATATCCGCgccatattttattattttatcaacacaTTTATTTTCACACTCGGCTAAACAATGTAGAGCTGTTTTTCCAGAATCgccgattttcaaatttaagtcaGCTCCATATTTTAAAAGCATCTGAATATACTCATCACAGGTATGGGAAGCGGCAATAAATAATGGCGTTAATCCGTCTTTATTGATACAATTAGCATCTGCTTTATGTTCCAACAATGTTTCAACCATCGCTAATTGATAAGGAATGTGGATAGCACAAAGCAGTGGAGtccacatttttttatcaactacaTTAGCATTCGCATTGTGTTTCAAAAGAAGTTTCACTGTTTTCAGTCGTAAGTTTTGAACAGCCAAATGGAGAGGAGTTTTACCATCgatatctaaaataaaattattattataaaaaggtCTTAATAATTTTGGTTAAGGGAGACCACTAGTGTGACCACCTGAAAAAACGAtgattattggaaattttttttaagaaaactaCTGCCTGGAATGTTTTAATGTTTCaaggatatatttgtggatataATGACTACAAGATCGAATTTTTtgaccaaaaaattcaaaattcagtgAGCTATTCACAATCTCCCGCTCAAAAAAAAGTCCTCACTGCAGTGATAGCGACCTTCACAGTAccggaaatcaaaaaaaccaaaaagtttattaaacttgaAGGTATTTTCTGTACCATGACCCTcgggctaaaaaaattttaatttaacaaaatggcggagttttaaaaaaaaatttcaaatttcgcgcgaaaatttgataaatttggtctgccaaaattatttttgattcaatCGAAAAACTGGAGGTTCATGGTACGTAAAAACATGTATAAAAGAAACTgcaattcaaatcaaatcgaGCGGATAATTTGTCTTCGAGTTAtagatgcaatttttaaaaatggatttttgaGAACCGAGAAGCAGCTGCTCTTCAGATGATCGTAACTCAAAAATACTATCCGAGATATGCATTAGAAATTGTagtgttatttttgaaaatatagattatcgaaatatgcaaaaaaaaatgagtttttcaaaatttcacactagtgGTCCTCCTTAAATTGAGCAAcaatataacaatttttaccttgaaaatcaacattttcaaaatacttGCGTTTTAAAAGCAATTTAATGATGCTCCTTGACTTAATTGAAGCTGCAGAATGAAGAAGTGTCTGTCTCTTGTTATTGAACGTCTTAGTATCATCACTTGCTGAATCCTGTTGCAAAAGTAATTTAACCATCTCTAAACATCCTTGCAAAATTGCATACTGGAGCGGGGTATTGCCGTTTTTATCACGACATTTAATGTCAGCTCCTGATTTTAACAACAAAATGGTAAGTTctttaatataatgataatatctATGTGTATAATTATTCTTTGCTACATAGTATAAAGGTGTTAAATGTGTTTCGTCCTTTTCATTTACGTCAATACCTTTATCAATCAGCATTTTAGTGATTTCGAACCAATCATCGGAAAAACACTTTACTTTATCGTCTGCAAATTTTTCATCTTCACAATCAGAATCATCACTAACACTATTGTAAAAACGCCATTTGTGATTGCTGCTATGCAGATTATCAATAGCGTAATATAATACTGAACGTCCGTATATATCTTTTACACGTACATcggcattattttttatcaataatttaacaatttcagCTCTTTGGGATTTACAAGCTGTTATTAAAAGTGCATTGCCTGATAAACTGACAGTATTTGGATCAGCACCAAGCTTTAATAAGTCATCAAGGATATCAGTGTGTCCTGTTTCAACAACTTTGTGAACAAACTCAACATTATGAATACTTTCAGGGTCCAAAGGAAATTTGGCATTGAACAGAGTTTTAGCGATCGCCTGATGCCCGGGTTCATTACCCAAAACAGCGACggttatcaatttattattttttgaatttttgttgatcTCAGAATTTGTATATTTGAGAATCTGACTGACAGATAACGAATATCCTTTTTCGACTGCTACATCTAGCATTACTGTACCATCACAATATTTTGTGTTTGATTTAGCGCCTTTACTAaccagtaaattaaaaattctttcatTTCCGTTTTTAGCAGCAGCGTCAAtgggaaataatttattttttgtatttaaatttggcTCATTATCTTTCTCTAATAAtgtttctattattttctcacaATTACATTCAACTGCGAGATAAAGAGGTGTTTTTCCTTGAGAGTTTTTAGCTCTTGTTCTAGCACCTCGGTTCAATAACATTTCCACTAGCACAAAATCTACATTTTTTATGGCTATATGAAGTGGGGAATTACATGCTTGGTTTGATGGCCTGTTTACATCAACACCATGTTCGATTAATAACTTCGCGATATTTCTATTCTTCTGAATAGCATTTCGAAGCATAGTATATCCAACTTCTCCTTCTAAAGTACATGATCCATTTGCATCATCCCTTTGTTTCAATAAATCAAGTAATTCCCGTACACGTTTTTCATCTAAATCACTAATCGCAGCTTCTAAATTTACACAAAGATTATCATTAACAAGAGCTGTTTCATCTGAGCCATCAAGTTCCATGGTAAAATTTAGTATCTCGATTTAACTTCtgtaaaagataatttttctattgttaatttatgatactgaagttagccatGATAATAAAGTTagtcgacgtctaataatttttggattttttcaacaagttttaaaattttaatatttcagaaaattgcacttatagtttatgaaattttcgacatgtacattttttttagtttttttttctttttacttaattaaatagtaaaaaaagaattcaaaaatttttaaatgtctgctCGGTTTAGGATGATAAGTTACGATCTTGAAGAAAGCAgacaaaaagtttttgatttttggtttgaacaattaaatttgaagaaaaaaaaaaattaaaaatatgcacatgtagaaaatttgaaagactacaagtgcaatttttttaaatattttttttttttataatttatcatttctaaaaaaatccaaaaattattagacgtcggctaatttcagtattataataagttagcagacatttttcaaaaccataaattataaaaaaaaatatttaaaaaattgcacttgtagtcgttcatatatttgtatatctatctTTTCTagattttactaaatatatttatacaaatacatggagtgatTGGGTAttaggtcttttaccttaatgcccgcaataaattatgtaaatatatgtaaatacgtacctttgattaaattttcataggtTAGAAAGAGTTGAGTCTTTGCTTTATAatgattaacttttttttgtttttattttataaaatcatcagTCTTTTTGTGTAAGCTCGATCTCGACTCTAGGATTTTTACTTACAAATGACAATATCCCACTCcagaaaattttgtgttaattacttttgttCTATTGTTTCAATCATGTACGATAAATTGTGTAAGTGTATACACACATAAACTTCTCCCGCAGTCAGTTGTCTTCGGAAATGGTCGGAAATTTCCAAATTGTAatgttaatgaaaattaacagCGTGAGATTAAGCAAGTTTTTGATTGATGGGGATAAAATCTGAGAGCGACTTAATATCTAGCAGGACTTTACAtgtgtcatattttttagaaGAAATGTCACTTGGTATTAAAGGATTGCTTATCTTTATAGgtgggattttttaaaatattttttctaaataaattatcgtttttaaaaaattcaaaaatttttatacgtcggctaacttcagtattatcataaaattccCAGGAAAATACGAGAGCTAAAGAATCCTTATAGCTCCAAATGATCCCAAATCGATCAGTTTTCTTCCATTTATCCAAAATAAAAGATCTAAAGCGCAAAATAGGATAAAGTAAACACGTACTTTGACGTGGGTCTTATATTTGATCAGAATACATCTGCTCTATGCCATTTCTGCGATTTTTTACCAGTTTgaattcatgattttttaataacattcgacatttttaatgtaaaagtcTGACATGAATTATAATTCAGCAGATAATTATATTCTCATATTTCATCATACACATATTTCTATAATTGTATCAAGTTGAACAGAAAAATAgaagttatgaaaaatatacagaGATTGGTAACAGTAAAACTTCAATGGTactttgacaaaaatttgtcATCAAGTTGTTTGAGATGTCAcgaatcaaaatattaatatttataattataaaaactctCAACTGGTTCCCAAAGTACACTCCCTGGAGTTACAAGCTCCAGAACGGTATCGGCCAAGGACGGGTCGAAAACattattgtgaataaaaattcgaagctcgaaaatacttttgaatgcgtttattttatttttaactattcaagttcaaaaaaagttatgtgtTGTATCCCTGATTATGAAATATGATTTGCCCACGTTAAGTGTATATCGATATATTAatcgattcaaattgttttaaattatttcaaattgttttgaattattcaaaatcattttttaattcgggGATGAAACTCAATcattaagaaaatttcaaatagttgataatataaaactttcaatttttgtctACGATTATCCCTAAGAAAACCATTATGGTATTTTACGataaattaccataattaccataatttaaCGTAATTCAGATCGGCTAAGATTACTATAGAAGTGCGCTTAAAGTAGATTTTACTTTTACTAtcgtcaaataatttaatgacacTTTTGCGATAATTGAAAAGCAATTACATCTGTCGACAAAATATTAAGATCAGGTATCTTATGCATGGGATTGTTACTAATTGCCTATGACCCCCATTGGATCTTTCGCCCTACTCTTATTTCCGGGTCCAAGTACAATATAATGAATGCTATTGCTTAGATGTGATCAGTTTTAGAGAAATCTTCAAGCTAGTAagatcgaaaaataatattctgcAGAAGCTCGCAAGAgactagaaaaatattatttctatttttcaaattgttgaaattaaattaaattaaaaaaatgagtcaatcaattgaaaattatgtTAGTGAAATGGAACTGAGATTTCCAGATAGTTACTTGATTATTAATCCAGGATTCAGAAAAAATGTAAAGGTAAGtcgtttaaataattgataattctattagattctttaaaaaaattataaaaaataaattatgcgttcctaaattataatattcatttattggTTTGTTTTCTACAGCAGAATCCATCCAGTGCAACCCCACCAGAAGTTAAAGGGTCAGTGAATTTGGCAACTGATACCATGACTAGAAACGTAGGACATCCACAggaaaaagttggaaaattgaaaaagaaattgtCTCGAATTTTATAAAGGgagcattatttattaatataataaatgatgtAGCACCAAAAAcagaagtaaatatttttctaattgacaaaatttatcacaaatttttttactagctcaattttttaattaacttttaaatatttatttcagatgGAAATCGAATTACGGGAATCTGAAACCGGTGGCTCGCTTGAATAATTccattacaatttaaattaatttaagtataagATATTCTTAAAACTCCTGTTGTATTTTTGTGAATGgtcataataaatatgtatcatttaaataaactacagTTAACTTCTAAAttagaacgaattttttttttttttatatattacttaATATCAACATAATTAACTAGAGAAACTTtgccaataaattaaaatcctcagaataaatataaaaaattgcaataaaattctaaaaaataaatttagttttagatTTCTAttgaaatctactaaaaaattCTCTTAATTTTACTCTAAAGcggtacaaaaaaaaattattaactttctGATGAGTGTGAATGCAGCTGACAattggcaatttttttaaattttctaataaatgaataaaatgtaagaaaaataaaaattacaaaatgcATATTGAGAtagttgaaaaattcaaacgcgcattattttcaattttattattttggttaatcaatttatgatttatttttaaatatcaaggGATAAGCATCGTACAGAGTGCGTTATGAATTCATTAAAACAATCAATTGTCACCTGTGGTCGCAGTGGCGAAATTGGTAACGCGCTTGGACAGTTCTCCTGAGGGGCTAGCCCTCATGTGATCTATAATCTGTGTCATAGGGGAGAGAAGCAATTCTCCGATCCATCACCGGTGAATATGTCGTGATAGGGTGGTGAGGGGGGTTGTGGACCGAACCTGTGGGCCTTCGTGATACTAATTAGTAAGATTAGGAATGTAAGTTCCCCCTAAGGGACTGATATCCAAGAGTTCTCGGTTCAAATCCGGGCtgcgacattttttttttttccacagtaatattttttatatttaaaaaagaaaaatatatttatttattttttatttttcataaataattaatattttccaaaaaaatatgcatgtctataattatttttcatcaaaaaatagatgtcatttttcatcttaaaaaaatatttagttaatttatgactggtttatttacatatgaaataaatttttgatattgatTAAGAGATCCGAATTTCGgaaaattggaaattaaaaaatgatacatTTTTTAGGCACACACTCTAGATGGCCCCAATATTTGTTTTTCTCGCATGTACTCCTTCTCATAGTTATGgagtatatataaaagatCTCAACAAGAGTTGCTGCCCTATGGCACATAACAATAGTATCACAATATAGAAGTGTAGCTATGAAAGAAGGAACAGCACAGTGTTGTGCTGATTCCACTACACACCGAGACTTCagtctcaaaaaattttttttgatatccttatattttattagagtAGACACAcatatgatttaatttatataattattaaaaaaattttttaattttcgcgcTATTTACATAAGTTGCGTTATTTGTTTCTATAAacttatatatgtttattattcaattaaaaaataaaatcatttatatattcattataaaaaaatatatatcaatatatgaaaggatttttttaatagtttccTATAGAACTAAAAGCtgatatacaaatatacaaaTCAGGATTTCGaagcattttattaaaaataaaatactctttttttttaacaatcatttttttaaatatcagctTTTAATGACTAATgaagcaaaaattttcagtaatatCTAGTTACTTCAAGACT
Above is a window of Microplitis demolitor isolate Queensland-Clemson2020A chromosome 1, iyMicDemo2.1a, whole genome shotgun sequence DNA encoding:
- the LOC103577382 gene encoding uncharacterized protein LOC103577382, whose protein sequence is MELDGSDETALVNDNLCVNLEAAISDLDEKRVRELLDLLKQRDDANGSCTLEGEVGYTMLRNAIQKNRNIAKLLIEHGVDVNRPSNQACNSPLHIAIKNVDFVLVEMLLNRGARTRAKNSQGKTPLYLAVECNCEKIIETLLEKDNEPNLNTKNKLFPIDAAAKNGNERIFNLLVSKGAKSNTKYCDGTVMLDVAVEKGYSLSVSQILKYTNSEINKNSKNNKLITVAVLGNEPGHQAIAKTLFNAKFPLDPESIHNVEFVHKVVETGHTDILDDLLKLGADPNTVSLSGNALLITACKSQRAEIVKLLIKNNADVRVKDIYGRSVLYYAIDNLHSSNHKWRFYNSVSDDSDCEDEKFADDKVKCFSDDWFEITKMLIDKGIDVNEKDETHLTPLYYVAKNNYTHRYYHYIKELTILLLKSGADIKCRDKNGNTPLQYAILQGCLEMVKLLLQQDSASDDTKTFNNKRQTLLHSAASIKSRSIIKLLLKRKYFENVDFQDIDGKTPLHLAVQNLRLKTVKLLLKHNANANVVDKKMWTPLLCAIHIPYQLAMVETLLEHKADANCINKDGLTPLFIAASHTCDEYIQMLLKYGADLNLKIGDSGKTALHCLAECENKCVDKIIKYGADINILSNDEKTALDYLMESMVSYCKKNNVELNPLRSFIHVEYYTNKYRDNAQNLIEHILKLKTINSYVCEKNLLSVYKYELDYGWINDREMTYKAAKKSKIDEFQKKCEQEIELMKQHTINNTKINIYQILTKCTHRLAKYILNENVNQQLREFNHAEKFPIYCDLIKLRIEKCSERKKILHQDTDYSFQRVFPSLPYDCIDKILGYLDNKDLQVLITVCQLSTDSHVSVSDTNNSNVSNPNNTSKRQKIITMLGYYTKFSNPINDGTYFMLRDAVQRKNSELAKSLLNNGAQVNSPHSRSCNTVLHFATMNRNEELVQMLLDAGAYVNIPNTHGKTPLHLAVEGGSERIVELLVNKGANVNTVAKDNSRPIEKAIAAWRSNIFKLLVCHGANVNITLSNGETLLHRAVNSNNPSTVKCILEKSSINKNMNKHCLTTAVLNGNEKIEQLLIKHGFEVEPQCVKNSKFFHAIVARGYTKCVNDLLKMGADVNALRQETTKYSLLHTACINRKLQITKLLIQHDIDLNLKDSKEKTAIFYAVKNGDFNIVKLLVANRARVGNDPDLLNIAAHNQCIGIVQILLEHGVNINASDRFGNTALHSALSERLLQLDSNVTCILSSKDVKTSLVRVLLKKGADVNIRMKDGRTPLHLAVRTNKEEIVNTLLEHNSQVNVSDVKGITPLHLAVQAKNLIIVDSLLSKKADIKATDIKSMTALHFASEVGYLDIIKSLLRYQPDVNAVDQFCLTPLHCAAKYGHLKAVKILLEHHANEDAVDISGSTSLHLAVEARHHKIVEHLLKFDPDMNSPDDNGETYLHIAVKNKDIDTTRLLLNYSIDVDSVNKDGLTPLLIAALYNYSILIKLLIENGADIHFTDPLGRSALLIAAENNNLEIASSLLKKHADVNCKDKNGLTPLLIAVCSNHENLTGLFLEHNADVNCPDQNDKLAIHIAMENRNESIVLKLLTHGADVNSVDDQGSTALLTAISQASSQQFIEKLLMLGADVNHRNNEGETALHIAAKMKRSNIIAMLLRYGTDINIKCHRNKTALFHTYEYTYSDNRPSSSDDEGCGYSDCECWDGGYCDRWNRRSWYDEDEDYQYENFSCHVDECSSVVAVFKQHILKLQAAKFDVDDSNIHALRFFKKMESNRDNGENYDIDSDEYNESDSDMDSDSDSEADIQSFDSKEIMELESMRNEKIGNSNISFYEFLTSSVHRLARYVKNENIVEIINLNDYDLIFPIYSDIIKSRYHMGIERNKLLTQCEFLGDIFVDLPDTCIDEIISYLNNQELRFLTNAYKDQNFSNKRKIHLVS